The stretch of DNA CATCGCGCTGCGGACGCCCGATTCGTGGACGAACATCACTCGTTCCCGGTGGTGGTCGGGAACGTCGTCGTCGAACAGTGCCTCGAGGACGGCCCCGACCTCGATGCCGACGCCGAGGTTGTCCCCGACCGCGGGGACGACGTAGACGACGGCGTTGCTCGCTCGAGCGAAGGCGATGCTCTGGGAGGCGGCGTCCAGTTCCGAAAGCGGGACGTCGACGTCGATCGCGAGGAAGGCGTTGACGCCGGCCTCCGTCCGCAGTCGGTCGCGAACGTCGAGTAGCAGATCCAGCGCCGCCTCGTCGTGCTCCAGGTCGTGGTCGGAGCCGACGAGCGTCCCGAAGTCGACTGACTCGGGGATCGCTTCGGGATCGGCGTCCTCGAGTGTGTGCTCGAGGTCGAACGCCTCGTAGGGTCCCATCAGGTAGACCAGGAACCGCGACCGTGGCAGCGAACCGAGCTCGTTGACGATCCGATCGCGCATACCTCGCCTGCTCACGGATAGTATATAAATATACGCCGTTTCAGTGGTTACTGACTCAGGGAACGCTTATAGATGCGGGGATTCAAATTCCAGTCATGGCCGAGTCCGAACGTGCGGCACGGCGAGCCAGGGACGATCTGCTTCCCGAGCACAGCATCCTGAGCCTCGAGGAGTACCTCGAGATGCAACGCTCGATCGGCAACGAGACCCGGTTTCGCGTCCTCAACGCCCTGCTCGAGGGTGGCTCCCAGAGCGCGACCGAGCTACGGGATCGGCTCGATATCGAGTCGAACGTGCTCCACTACCATCTCGACGAACTCGTCGACGTGGGACTCGTCGAGAATCGCAAACGCAAAGAGCCCGACACAGACGGGCTCTACTCGTACTACCGGGCGACCGCACTCGGAGAGGGCATCCTCGAGCACGGCGTTCGCGAACTGATGGCCCGCGAGTGGGACGCGCTCGAGGAGTACTAGTTCTCTCTGACGTACTTGCCGAGGAGTCCACCGATTGCGAGCACCATAGCGACCGCGAAGACGATGACGAACGCCGATATCGGATCGCCAGCAGTTGCGCCCTCGAGTTCCTCGAGGACGAACTCGCCGGCCAGTACGGTCGCGATTGCGAAGAGGACGCCGCCACCGACGTTCGCAAGCCACGAGTTCGTTTCGGGGACTACGTCGGGATCGTTCAGCAGGTAGAGGATCACGGCCAGTGCGAACGGCGTCCCCACGAGTCCGAACGCGAGGACGAGTACGAGAATCTGAAGGAAGTCGCCGCCGAGGAACGCGCCGGCTGCGGAGGCGAGCGCAACGACGACCAACGCGGCGCGATAGCGCGAGTCCTCTACGGACTGCTCCCAGCCAAGCTTGTCCGCGAGCAGATAGGGTGGCACGATCGTGTTCCCGCCGAGCGTCGAGACCGCCGCGCCCCACAGTCCGAACAGGAACAGCCACATTGCGTGGTCGCCGGCGATCGGACCGAGTGCTTCGGCGGCCTGGATCTCGTCGATTGCACTGGGGTCAGCGACCACTCCTGGGAGGACGCTCGCCGCGACGAGGAAGACGGCGAGGCTGAAGACGCCGAAGGCGACGAGCATCGAACTGACGACGTCGAAGGTCGCGATGTCGCTGTCGTCGTCGGTCCAGCCGCGAGCGCGCATGGTGTAGCTCTGCATCGTCAACAGCGTGATGTGGACCGCGCCGCCGAGGACGCCGGCAGCGACGACCGCGCCGCCGACGCCAGGTATCTCGGGCACGAGTCCGCCTGCCGCAGCTGCCGGTTCGATCGGGACGACGAAGGCAGACGCGACGAACGCGAGGACGACCAGCGAGACGAGTAGCTTGGCACCGATTTCGGCGACCCGGTAGCCACCGCCGGCCAGCCCGAGTGCGAGGATCACTGCCCACGTCACACCCCAGAACCGGGGATCGGAAAGCGCAGCGACCCCCAGGCCTGCCGTCCCGACGATCGTCGCGCTGACGTCCGCGAGCGTCAGCATGATCGCGAGCTGGGCCAGTCCCGCCGCGAGCACGACATCGATTACGAGCACCCACGCCCAGAACGAGCCGAGGTGTTCCTCGACGACCGCGACGATACCTGCCTCGGTGAGCAAGCCGAGCCGCATGGCGAGATACTGGCCGACGGTTCCGAGCACCGCCGAGAGGACGACCACCCACAGCAACGTGTAACCGAAGCTCGCCCCTGCGACCAGCAGACTGGCCATCGTCGCCGGCCCTGCCGCGATCGCTCCGGCGAGCCAGGTCGGTCCTAATCGTCGTACGAATCCACCGATTCGCCCAACTGTCCGCTCTTCCTGACACGTCTCGGTTGCCATCGGGCTCTCTTTCTACGTGAGATATATAATCCTGTGGTATCTATCAGTGGTTGGGGGTGGTGGGTGGTCGTCCAGAGACGTCTATTCGGTCGTCGATGGGGCAAACGGGACCGACTACTCCTGCCAGTTCGGATTCTCCCGTGGCGGACTGAAGATGTCGACGCCACGGACCGTCTTGCCGCTGCGGTTCTCGGCCGCGTGTGGCTGCCCGCCCGGAATCGCGTAGGAGTCGCCGGGTCCGCAGGTGATTTCTTCACCCTCTGTCAGGAAGGTCAACTCGCCTTCGTAGATGAATCCCGTCTGTTCGTTTGGATGGCTGTGCTCCTCGACGACTGCACCGGGTTCGATCTCGAAGTGCTGGACGTTCATCGACTCGCTGCCAGCCATCAGTGTCAGGTGGACGCCGTCGGCGGCCTCGGTCGGTTCGAGGTCGGAGAGTGAACTGCGTTCCATACGGTTCGGGTACAACGGTTCCGCTCCTAATAGTCCCGTCCGTCGAACGATCACTTTCACCGCGGTTACCGAACGTTGAACTACCGGGACGCCCCACATCCAACGCATGTACGCCGTCGTCGGCTGTAGCGAGTGTTCGCACCTCTGGATCCTCGAGGGGCGCTCGGAGACGACCCAGTGTCCCCGCTGTGGCTCGCGTCGCGCCTACGAGAAACGCAAGAAGTTCGTCGAGACCGAAGATGTCGACCACGCACGCGACGTTCGCGCTTCGATGCTCGCGAACCGGCAGGGGGAGGGCGAGCGGTTTGCGGAACTGGAGTCCTTCGGAACTCTCGAGGACGACGTCGCCGACGGCGTCATCGACGACGAGGAGTACCTCGAGGGGTCGGGGCTGGACGTCGACGAACTCGAGGCAGCGGGCGACCGCGACCCTCGCGGGCCGACCCGGAGCGGGAGCAAGAAAGAGATCGTCGAACGGGCGCTCGAGGAACTGGAGCGGCCGACAGAGGACGAAATCGTCGACTACGCCGACGAACGCGGCGTTTCGGCGGAGTATACGAGGAACGCCCTCGAGAAACTGACTCGGCGGGGCGTCGTCAGCGAGAGCCGTGGTCGCTATCGGAAGCTATAGCGTCAGTGCTTTGCGATTCCAGTCTAAACGGCGGGCAATGGCAGAGCAAGTCGACGTTCAGGAGTTGACGATCGGCGTCGGAACGGTGATCGCGATCCTCCTGCTCATCTACGGGACGTTCCTGGGCGAAACCCTGTTCGGTATCGATACGATGGCACTCGCGATTGGCGCGTTCGCGGCGACGTTCGTCGCCGTCGGCATCCTTCACGGCGCGTACGGACGCGGGGATTTTGCACTCGCACACGTCGTCGCCGGAGTCGGTCTCGCCCTCGTCGGACTCGCCTCGAGCGTCCCACAACTGCTCGGCGGCTACGGCCTGTTGCTCGCCGGTGGGGGATACGTGGCGCTCGAGACGATTCGTGCTCGTGAGGAGTAACCGATTCAGATCGGGCCGAGGTTGCGATCTTCACAAAAGGATAAGAGTCAGCCGGCCAACGTATCGGCATGTCCAGTGCTTTCCCCCCGACTCCGCGACGACCGACGATCGACGACCTCGAGCGGACGTTGCCGTGGTTCCGCGTAGTCTTCGGCGCGATCGGTCTGTTCTTCCCGCGTCTGCTCGGACGATGGTACGGCCTCCTGGCAGACGAGAGCGAGTCGGCCGAGGTCGCGGTTCGGTACGCCTGCATCAGGGCAATAGGGCTCGGCTTCGGGCAGCTCATCGCCCCGAAAGGTCAGCGACGAGCGTGGAATCGCGTCGCACTCGCCGTAGATGCGCTGGATACGGCAATGGTGCTCCACGCTGGATTGCGCGGAAAAGTACCGAGGCGAAAGGCTGCGACGATGTTGTGCGGGACTGTCTTCGGCGTCGTAGTCGGGCTGCTGGCGAGGGCACGCGACGAGAGCGAGGAGGTGTGATCGATGCGTACCGTGGAACGAACGTCGGTCGTCACGGTGCCGCTACATTACTGTTCGAGGTCCTCGTAGCGCTTCCAATGTGTATTGCGGTCGGGACCTCGCGGTCGCATACGGCGTCGCCGCAGTCGGACTTTTCTTGCTGGCTCCGACCTCGAGCAGCCGGGATGATCGACCGCGATCGACCGATTTATTCTGACTGTCTATAAATGCGGTACGTATGGAGGATTCGACCGCGATCAACGCTGGACTCGCTGCACTGGTCATCGGAGTCGTCACGATCCTCGCCGGCATTTTCATGGGCGAGGTGATCGAGATCATCGCCGTGGGCGGCGTGCTCATGGTGCTCAGCGTCGGTGGCTTCGTCTTTGCCGCCCTCGATGAGGGACACGGCGACGCGACCAGCGCGGACTGACCGACTCGGCGTCTCGTTCTCGACCGGCACACGGTAACAGCCGGACGGAGAATCGATTCAAGAGCAGACGACGAGACCGTCGAACGGACCTGTTTTATCGACCCAGATCTTCGTGGGCGCTCGCGAGGTGCCGCGAGGAGAGCGCCGCGAGCAAGGAGAGTTCGCCGGCGAGCGCGCCGACGGCGATTATCTCCGCGAGCGCGTCGGCGTTCGACCCCGCCGGATCGCCGCCACCGCGCAGGCCGAGAATGTCGAGTGCTTCCGCCTGCGTCGGGAGTTTCGTTCCGCCGCCGACGGTGCCGACCTCGAGCGAGGCGAGCGAGACGGAGGCGTAGAGGTCGGTCGTTCCGTCCTCGTTCTCTCGAGCGTCCATGGTCGTGATCGCGTTCGCGCCCTCGACGACCTGGGCTTCGTCCTGGCCGGTCGCGAGGAAGGCTGCGGCGACGACGTTCGCGGCGTGGGCGTTGAAGCCGAGACTGCCCGCTTTGGCGCTGCCGGTCAGGTTCTTGCGGGTGTTGGCCTCGGCGATGGCCTCGGGCGTGGTGTGGAGTCGGTCCTCGACGACGTCGCCGGGGATGAGGACGTCCGCCGTGACCGAGCGGCCGCGCCCCTCGACGGCGTTGATCGCGGCGGGTTTCTTGTCCGAACAGAGGTTGCCCGAGAGCGCGACGAGGTCGGCGGGCGTCTCCGCCTCGACGAGTTCGCAGGCCTCACCGGTCGCGATGGTGGCCATGTTCATCCCCATCGCGTCCTTGGTGTCGTAGGCGAAACGCAGGTAGACGGAGTCGCCGACGACGTACGGTTCGACGTCTAGCAGTTCGCCGTGGCTCGTCGTCGACTCGGCGGCCTCGCGAAGCCGGTCGACGTTGTCGGCGACCCACTCGACGACCTCGGAGGCTTCGGCGACGCCGTCGACACGGAACACCGGCGCACGAGTCATTCCGTTTTTCGTGACGCGAGCCGTTGCACCACCGACCGACCGGATGGTCGACAGGCCGCGGTTGATCGACGCCACCAGCGCGCCCTCGGTCGTCGCCAGCGGGAGGTAGTAGTCACCTTCGGCCGCGCTTCCGTCGACGGGAACGGGGCCGGCGACGCCCATCGGCACCTGCGCCGCACCGACCATGTTCTCGATGGCCGTGTTGTTCGCCTGCTCCGCGTCGAACGTGTAATCGGCGACGGCCTCGAGGTCCGCCCCAGTTTCGCGCTCGACGAGTAGCCGGCGGGCCTCGGCCGCCGTGTCGTAGTCGGCGTGGTCCTCGAGTTCGTGAATACGAAGCTCACCGTCCGCGACGCGGTCGGCGAGGTCTGCGGGATCGGTCGTGGTCATGTGTCGGTGGAGACAGTCGGCTGTCCTAAGGATTGCTGATTCGGTCGGGTTTCGTTACCGCGTCTCGCCGCTCCCGCTCGAGCGGTAGCCGGAGACGAGTTCGTAGCCGAGAAGCACCAGCAGCGAGACGGCACCGATCGCGAGGATCAGGAGGTTCTGCAAGGCTTCGACGTCCTCGAGCGGGTTCGCTTCGAACCCGGTCAGGAGCACGTCGCTCGCAAACAGGAGGGCGAAGGCGGTGATCGCGACGGTCGCGAACCGGACTCGAGCCTGCGGTGAGATGTCGTCGCTTTCCCCACCGTTGGTCGCGGCGAGATAGAGCTGTGGAACGACGACCGCGAACCCGACGAGGAGCAGAAAGGCGGGAAGCGGGTGTTCCCCCATCGAGACGCCCGTGTAGCTGTCGATCGCGGTCAGGACGGCGATGGCGGTTACGAGGAGGACGAACGAACCGGCGATGACTCGGTTTTCGCGGGAGACCATGTGTGCGTGAATTCGAACGGGGATGACTTATCGATTGTTGATAGTTCCTCTTTGGCTCCGGTAACTGTACGGGACGTAACCGGAACGAACTGTTCTGCTATCGTGGCGACGCTGAGTGGCCACGTCCTCCCCAGCCGATTTCTGCTCACGGGCGCGAAACGCCCTCTTCTCGTGGGCCGATGGCCCACTCGCATGGTCTGCGAGACGTTCGTCTCGCACTGTTCGCATGGTTCGCGGAACCTTCGGTTCCGCGCTAACACTCGCTTCGCTCGTGAATCCTTCGCACAGTTTGTATCGCGGTTCGCTTTTCGCTCATCGCGACATAGCGCGCGCTACCGCACGCTGGATGATCAACACGTAACGCTCCCCGTCTCGTGCCACGGTTCGTCGCAACCGGCCGGTTCGCCCGCGACCACTATCGTTTTGCCCCTCGCACGAGGGCCATCGTACATGACCGACGCTGCGGACCTCCTGGTGACGAACGCGGAGGTACACACGCTGACGCAACCCGACGAGACCCACGAGGCCCTCGCGATTCGTGACGGAGAGATCGTCCGGATCGGTGACGAGTACGAGATCGAGTTCCTCGAGGGCGTCGAGACCGACGTGATCGACTGTGAGGGGCAGGTCGTCCTGCCGGGATTCATCGACGCACACACGCACATCGAGAACCTCGGCCGGTACCTGGTCCACGCGGATCTCTCGGGGGCCGAGAGCGCGGAGGAGTGTCTCGATCGCCTCGCTGCCCGCGCCGACGAGATAGATCCCGACGAGTGGGTACAGGGATTCGGCTACGACGAGAGCGAGTGGGACGACGCAGCGTACCTCACACGCGAGGACCTCGACCGGGTCAGCGAGGAGCGACCCGTCGTCGCGCTTCGAGTGGACATGCACGCTGCGTCGCTCAACTCGATCGCCCTCGAGCGGTTCGCAGGTGACCTCCCCGAAGATGACGTGCGACGCGGTCCGGACGGCGACCCGACGGGCGTCGTCGTCGAGGACGCCGCCGAGATCGTCCGCAAGGGGATCGCACCGGGCTACGAGGAGACCCACGACCTCGTCACTGCAGGCCTCGAGTACGCGGTCGAACGAGGCGTCACCGGCGTCCACGACATGGTTCGCAACTCGAAGGCTCCCCGGGTTTACCGGGACCTCGAGGCCGAAGGCGAACTGCCGACGCGCGTGCGAATCAACTACTGGGCGGACCACCTCGAAGCCGTCGCCGAGGTAGGCCTCGCGACGAACGCCGGCAGCGATCGTGTACAGACGGGTGCGATAAAGAGCTACACCGACGGCAGTATCGGCGCGCTGACGGCGAAACTGTTCGACCCCTACGAGGGCCACGACGAGAACACCGGCGAGTGGGTCGTCGACCCCGACGAACTCGGCGAGATCGTCGACCAGGCCGACGACGAAGACTTCCAGGTGACTGCCCACGCTATCGGCGACGAGGCGATCGAGGAGACGATCTCGGCGCTCGAGGACACCGACGATCCTGCAGGATCGCGCCACCGGATCGAACACGTCGAACTCGCGACCGACGAGCACTTAGAGCGCATGGCCGACGCCGGCATCGTCGCCTCGATGCAGCCGAACTTCCACCGCTGGGCCGGCGAGGGCGGTCTCTACGACCAGCGACTCGGCGAGCAGCGGCGTCGGCGGACGAATCGGCTCCGGCGCGTCCTCGACGCGGGCGTCCCGCTCGCGTTCGGTTCGGACTGTATGCCACTCGATCCGCTGCTTGGCGTCCACCACGCGGTTAACGCGTCCGCCGAAGCGCAACGACTCTCGGTAACCGAGGCCCTGCGAGCCTACACGTACGGCGGCGCCTACGCCGGCTTCGACGAGGATCGCCTCGGAACCCTCGAGGTCGGCAAACGCGGAGATCTGGTCGTCCTCGAGCAGTCGCCGTGGGAGGGCGACCGGATCGACGAGATCGACGTGGCACTGACGGTCGTCGACGGCGAGGTCGTCTTCGACGGGCGCGACGCGTAGCGTTTTCTCGATACTCACGCGCTGTGACCGATTGTAACCGTTATCGGCCCGGTCGTGGTAGGCGAGTGAGATGTCTGGGGAGAGACTCGAGGCGGCACCTGCCGTCGCCGTCGAGGACGCCCGTCGAACCTACCACCTCGCGGAGCCGGTTCACGCGATCGACGGCGTGTCGCTGACGCTCGGGGAAGGGTCGTTCACCGCGGTGATGGGGCCGAGCGGGTCGGGGAAGAGCACGCTGATGAACCTGATCGGCTGTCTCGACACGCCCGACGAAGGAGAGATCGAGGTCGGAGGTCGCTCAGTGAGGGTGCTCTCGGACGCCGAGCGAGCGCACTTGCGGGGGACCGAGATCGGCTTCGTTTTCCAGACGTTCAACCTGATGCCGCGGCTGACCGCCGCCGAGAACGTCACGCTCCCGATGGTGTTTCACGACGCGGTCGACGTGGATCGCGAGCAGCGCGCGCGGACGTTGCTCGAGCGGGTCGGACTCGGGGATCGGCTCGAGCACGTCCCGAGCGAACTGTCGGGCGGCCAGCGCCAGCGGGTCGCCGTCGCGCGGGCGCTCGCGAACGATCCGACGCTCGTGTTGGCCGACGAGCCGACGGGGAACCTCGACACCGACACCGAAGCGGAGATCATGGAACTGTTTACGGAGCTGAACGACGAGGGGACGACGATCCTGCTGGTAACTCACGAACGTCAGGTCGCCGAGTACGCCGATCACGTCGTCCACCTGCTGGATGGGCGGCTCGAGGACGTCGAACATCTGGGGGAGCGCCGTGACGTCGCCGTGCCCGTCGCCGATGCCGATACTACCCGCTCGAGTACCACTGGGGGAGAGCCATGAACGTCCTCGAGAGCCTCCGTATTAGCTGGCGTTCGATCACGTCCCACAAGCTCCGGTCGACGTTGACGACGATCGGCGTCGTGATCGGCATCGCCGCCGTGATTACCTTCATGGTGCTCGGGTCGGGCTTCTCCCAGAGCATCGTCGGTGACATCGAGGCCGATCAAGAACCGGTCATGACGGTTCACACCCAGACGGAACCCGCGGAAGGAGTCGGAATCGTTCCCGTCGAGACGCCGCTGTACACCGAAACCGACGTCGAAGAACTCGAGTCGATCGACGGCGTCGACTACGTCGCACCCGACGGCTCGCTCGACGTCGTCCAGATGGCGAGCGACGACGAACAGGTGACGGGTATCGTCGACGCACAGGCGACGACTGCCGACCGGTTCGAGCACGAGGCGTTCCTCGAGGGCGAGCCGTTCGACGACGAAGACGAGGCCGTCGTCAACGACCGGGCCAGCCAACTGTTCGAGGAGAACGTCTCTGCCGGCGACGAACTCACGCTGACCTTCGAAGATGGCGAGACGGAAACAGTAACCGTCTCCGGGATCATCGAGGCCGAGATGGGAGAGCAGACGCCACCACAGCTGTTCGTTCCCGTCGAACCCCACTACACGACGACGATAGAGACGCCCGACGGCGACGAGGAACGTGCGTATCCGGCACTGCAGGTGGGTGCCGAGAATCTCGACGCCGTCGATCCGGCTCAGGAAGCAGTCACCGACTACCTCGAGGACGAATCGCACGCAACCGAACTGAAAGGGGACGACGACGAGATCCTGGTCCAGACGCTCGAGGACGCGATCGAGCAGTTCACGGACATCGTCGATCAGTTGACGCTGTTTATCGGTGCCGTCGCTGCGATCGCGCTCATCGTGGGGTCGATCGGCATCGCGAACATCATGATCGTCAGCGTCACCGAACGCACCCGCCAGATCGGTATCATGAAAGCCGTTGGCGCGACGAAACGCGACGTCATGCAACTGTTTCTCGTCGAGTCGGCCATCCTCGGGATCATCGGTGCCGTCGTCGGCGTCGCGGTCGGACTCGGTGCCGGCTATCTCGGCGTGTCGCTGCTCGAGTGGCCGATGGCTTACCCCGTCGACTGGATCGTGATCGCCATCGTCGTCGGGATCGGCGTGGGAGTCGTCTCCGGCCTCTATCCGGCGTGGCGAGCGGCCCGCGTCGACCCGATCGAGGCGTTGCGCCACGAGTAGTCGGTTCCCGTTCCGTGCGGCGTGGTGTCAGGAACCGACACTATTATCGGCTCGAGATGAGACGTTCGACCGATGCCTGGTGCGATATTCGTCCTGGTCGGCGTTGCCCTCGTCGCGGTCGGTTGCTGGAAGCTCCAGCCGGCCTATCACGTATATCGCGGTGACATCGACGACGTCGTGTCGGTCGAGCGAGCCAACGGCCCCGTCGAACTCGAGGGGACGGCGACCGCCGTCGATGGGACGATCTCGTCACCGCTGACCGAGACGGAGTGTCTCGTCTACGAGTACGAGGTCGAGGAGTACCAGTCCAGTGGGAACAATTCCTCGTGGACCACCGTCGACGAAGGGACCGACGTCGTCCCGTTCCGACTCGAGGACGACACTGCGAGCGTCCGCGTCGAACCGGAGGGAGCCGACCTCGCCCTCTCGACGGAGATCACGATCGGTGTCGACGGTGGCGAACCTGAACCGAAGCAGGTCAGGGAGTTTCTCGAGACCCAGTCGGACCTCGAGTCCGAGAACAGTTCGATCGATCTCGGCGTCGTCGAGATTTCGACGGGGAACAACAGGCGCTACCACGAACGCCGGCTCGATCCGGGCGAGGAGGTGTACGTTTTCGGCCAGTCTCACTACGACATCGACGCCAGAGAGACGATGCGCGACGTCGGTGCGGTGATCGAGGACGGTCCCGAGACGCCCGCGTTCGTCGTCGCGGACTCCTGTCAGTACGTCGCCGCCAGGCGACTGGCGAAGCCAGGGGCGATCTGGATCGGCGGCGGCCTGCTCGCGGCGATAATCGGTTTACTCCTGCTATAGTAGCCACTGCAAGTCAGTGCACCCCTGATCACACGATAGCTGTGCGATCAGTGTGTAAATAGTTGCAGTTGTTACTATAGTGTAGCCTCTCACGTACGGTTGCAATCTCCGGCTGGTTGCTTTTGAGCCACACCGTTTCACTCCCGATTGCGATGGCTACGAGCTACAGCGACTTCGTCGGCGAGGTACAGCACCGAATCGAGGCTGGCCGACAGGCCGAAGGCGTCCGAACGACGCGTGCAGTCCTCGCGACGCTCGGCGAACGCGTCGGCGAAGGCGGTGCGACCGACATCGCGAGTCCGCTCCCGATGGAGATCGACCGCCACCTCCTCGAGGTCGAACACGGCCACACGTACGACTTCGACGAGTTCGTCGATCGAGTCCAGATGCGGATGAACTACGACGACCTCGACCTCGATGCTTCCTACGGGAAGCCCTCCGAAGTCGATCGGTCGGAGGCAGTCTACCAGAGCAAGGCCGTCGTCGCGCTCCTGAGCGAACTGGTCCCCGGTGGCGAACTCGCGAACGTCGAGAACCAGCTTCCCGCGGAGTTCGACGAACTGTTCGAGTTCGCCCACGCGGAGACGAAACCCTGGGACGAAGAGTCGGGATGAGTCAGTCGTCCGCAAGAGCGCGTCGTTCGTCGCCCTCGAGCAGTGGCGTTCCGTCTGCTTTCGGCCCTAGCTGTGGACCGAATGGTGGGTCCTCGGGATCGACGACGCGTCGCTTCTCGTAGTCTGTCGATCGTTCGACGGGGATCCGGCCGATCGAACTGATCATCTCGACGTAGTCGGCGAACGAGCGGAACTCGCCGTAGCCGCCGCCTGCCCGCTTGGTGATTTCCTCCGAGAGGATCGTCCCCATGAAGTCGTCCGCGCCGCAGTTCAGCATTTTCAGCCCCTGTTCGTCGCCGTACTTGACCCACGAGGACTGGACGTGGTCGACGTTGTCGAGGAAGAGCCGCGAGACGGCGATCATCAGTTCGTCCTCGTCGGTGCTTGCGCCCCCGGAGACGACGTCGT from Natronobacterium texcoconense encodes:
- a CDS encoding DUF2267 domain-containing protein, which translates into the protein MATSYSDFVGEVQHRIEAGRQAEGVRTTRAVLATLGERVGEGGATDIASPLPMEIDRHLLEVEHGHTYDFDEFVDRVQMRMNYDDLDLDASYGKPSEVDRSEAVYQSKAVVALLSELVPGGELANVENQLPAEFDELFEFAHAETKPWDEESG